The following coding sequences are from one Lycium ferocissimum isolate CSIRO_LF1 unplaced genomic scaffold, AGI_CSIRO_Lferr_CH_V1 ctg7520, whole genome shotgun sequence window:
- the LOC132045653 gene encoding uncharacterized protein LOC132045653: protein MAIAQNVRPQGALPSATDKNLRDCKAVTLRNGRELEEVPPKNNKKVDVELIPAQRTEAEKSPEKVLQQPERVVTRPPPPFPQRFQKQKINATCKKFLEILKQVHINISLVELLQKVLKYAKYIKDVVANKRHWTEFETVALTEECSSRVRSKILPMLKDPGSFTVSITIGNIKVGLALCDLGASINLMPNSVFRILGWGEPWPTTVTLQLADRSLAYPDGIIEDVLVKVGPFILPVDFIILDYEADKNVPLIMGRGFLATVDAVIRVRNGKMSITVDGQEASFDVFKATRLPPYYEELKMITVVEPKLMNARLDHFLTSGDPLEIALVYGEDLVDDENVKECLYILDTSCAYL, encoded by the coding sequence ATGGCGATTGCTCAGAATGTCCGACCACAGGGTGCTCTCCCGAGTGCTACTGACAAGAATCTTAGAGATTGTAAAGCAGTCACCTTGAGGAATGGCAGAGAACTTGAAGAAGTGCCACCAAAAAACAACAAGAAGGTAGATGTTGAACTCATTCCAGCACAAAGAACTGAAGCTGAAAAGAGTCCCGAGAAAGTCTTGCAGCAGCCTGAACGTGTGGTGACTAGACCACCTCCACCATTCCCACAGCGCTTccagaaacaaaaaataaatgcaacctgcaagaaatttcttgaaatattgAAGCAGGTGCACATCAACATTTCTTTGGTAGAGCTCTTGCAAAAAGTTCtaaaatatgctaagtatatcaAGGATGTTGTTGCAAATAAGAGGCACTGGACAGAATTTGAGACTGTGGCACTTACTGAAGAGTGCAGTTCTAGAGTGAGGAGCAAGATTCTACCAATGCTGAAAGATCCGGGCAGTTTTACTGTTTCTATCACTATTGGTAATATCAAAGTTGGGCTGGCATTGTGTGATTTGGGTGCTAGTATTAATCTGATGCCCAACTCTGTGTTCCGAATATTGGGGTGGGGTGAGCCATGGCCAACAACAGTCACGTTACAGTTAGCTGATAGATCTCTTGCTTATCCCGATGGTATAATTGAAGATGTTCTCGTGAAGGTGGGTCCTTTTATTCTGCCGGTTGATTTTATTATCCTTGATTACGAGGCAGATAAGAATGTCCCTCTCATCATGGGAAGAGGATTCTTAGCGACTGTTGATGCGGTTATTCGAGTCAGAAATGGGAAGATGTCTATCACAGTTGATGGGCAAGAAGCTTCTTTTGATGTTTTCAAGGCTACTAGGCTTCCGCCCTattatgaagaattgaagaTGATTACAGTTGTGGAGCCCAAGCTCATGAATGCAAGGTTAGATCACTttctaacttctggagatcccTTGGAGATAGCATTGGTGTATGGTGAAGACTTGGTGGATGATGAAAACGTCAAGGAGTGTCTTTATATTCTTGACACTTCTTGTGCATATTTATGA